TAATGGGAATATAACGTGCTCGCAGAAAGCGAGGACACCGTTATCCGCGACATTTCCAGGCTCGCAAAAGGACTTCTTTAGTTTTTTCTTCACTGCCGCGGCATTGTCCAACAGATCGATCTTGGAATCCTCTTCGGATGACGACATTTTCGCGCCAGCCAAGCCAGGTACTGGAAAGCGCAAAGTCGGCAAACGTGGAGAAATTCTACGAGCAATCGAAATTACTTGATACATTCGAGCAAAACAACGCACGAAGGCTTCGGTTCGCTCTCTTCTGTTTTAATATACCAACTCATTGGATTCATCAGATGAATACGTTTCTCGTATCCCAGCATCGGCAGGTATTTCTCTGCAAAAGTGAAAATTTTCCTCTGATCGACACCACCGAATTGCGCGTCTACTTTTAAGTGATGTTCATCGAGAGCCTGTAGCCCCGGATAAAGGAGGCCGGACAACAGAGGATTGGAAACCTGTTTGACAACTTCGGCACCTGCCTTTTTTGCATCGTGTTCCGTTACCAACGAGCTCAGACGATACACGTCCAACGTATAATCCCTTCGAGAGAAGAGGAGGTTTCGTTACATTACTGCAGCAACGTGAGCAAGATTACCGATGTTACTTACTTGGATAACTGATAGTCTGTTCCTTTGACGAACTTTAGTTTGTCCAGTGGAACATCAATGGATTTCAGCATCGCCTTGATCGCAGCTTCGTAGTACCGAGTACGAAGCTCCAAAAGTGCCCATGGTGCCTTCATATTGTCCAAGTATGCGTGGAGATCCGCAAAGAGAATCGTCACCTCTGTTCCAGCTCGTAAAAAATCCGCTATCTTAGACATAGGTGCAAAGTAGCCGATATGAGGCTTTCCCGTTGTAGCTGTACCCCAATACAGCTTGAGATCACGTTCCTTCAGTATCTTCTCGAGTTTCTCTTCTCCCAGACATTCCGCCAAATTCCTCGTGATGAGTTGGTACTTTTCATTCCACGCCAAAGCCATAATCGATCTCTTTGACACGTGTGCCTTTACAGTTTCCTAAAcagatatattataacaacGTTTAACGATGTCTCAAGAAAATATCCATATTCGCTTTTCTACGAAAGTTTCAAGTACATGATACGATTATATactgtattaaatttaaatgtgaGCGTACGAGATCGAgttctacaaattattttacgtgtAAAACAAGTTTTAGGAACTTCATCATAACAATATGGGAAGATTAACCTCCTTGATGACGGAACGTCACTGTTTACCGCCTACCGGCCGCAAGCACGTGAATAAGGTAGATGACGGCGATGCGAGATGTGTCTGTCTCGTCTCATCGTGTAGCAGTTTATGGAAATTGCATGAATAACCTGACGAATCTGATTGGCTACTCAATTATAATGGCCAATGACATTGGCGCGATTCTAGGGATACCATTAGTTGTTTGTGATGTTTCTCACGAGTTGACCGAGTATATCTATTCGTGTATCGAACTGCAAAATGTATCATATCAGATTCTGTCGCGCATTCCCCCTACCTTTGAAGGAAACAACGCGAAAAAAAAGGATTGTGAAAGCAAATAAAATCCGAAAACAATACGGTGATACTGATACGTTTGACGAATTTCCGAGAGAGGTCTCCACCGACTTCTCGGATGAATTGCCAGTCATTCTTCGGTCGAATATTGCTCGAATATTTCGTTCAATTTTGATGACTTTGATTCCGTTTGTCGGACGGAGTGGTTAGTGCGGTGACTTTAATGCGATTGAGCGATTGATCGAAACAATGGGAGCAGTACgaataattaatgatgatCGCCACTTCCATGGTGAATTAGCCAGTGCCGGGCATAAGCTCGTCGTTGTCGACTTCACGGCAAGTTGGTAAGCAGTTTTAGGTTATTATTCACCTTGTCCATCGCGTATTAATCATATTCCCATAATATTCTTTCGAGTATACAAATTATAACGATTCCACTGACTCGTACGCGCGTTACAAATGTCGTCCCGAATCAATTCCACGTTTTGCCGACAGGATTTCTCTCACCGAacgatttatattaattaagtgCTTTCACCATTTGCTATGGGTTGAATTTTAATTGAGGATACACGTCTCGCTTGAGTTGTGACACCCGTTGAATTGTGCAGGTGTGGACCTTGTCAGAGAATCGCTCCAGTGTTTGAGCAACTGTCGTTAAAGTATCCCAAGGCGGTGTTTCTCAAAGTGGACGTGGACAAATGTGCGGACACCGCTTCGGTACAGGATGTTCGCGCAATGCCCACCTTTATTTTCTATCGCAGACGCACCAAGCTGGGTCAGTGTCAAGGTGCGGATCCAGTAGGACTGGAATCAAAGATCCAGCAATTTTACGGAAGCGGCGACTCCGATGACACGGAGGACTCGGTCACGGATCCCGTGTCTGGACATGTACGAACCACCGATAATGTCTACTACCATATCTTTGGAATGATCTTTCTCGCTGTGATTCTGTACTGCTGGAATAAGTACCAATGAAATActtgttattaattgttatttgacctttattatagattacaaatagaacattggagttctcttttttttttcccttttttttttctttttttttaatacaaaaattatataacgcTATACTAGATTCCATATTatgctttttataatcttGCAAGCTTACTTATTATTTACTGAAATTCATGTTTATCAATAATTCAATTTGCAAcatcaattaattttgtttttgaatAAAGAATGTACTCTTGCAaaggtatttttttatgctttACTAGGACGTTACTTTACTCGGAATTTCCTGTATTCCTAtcgcaattttaaatttactaatttatgaataaatcgagagaaagagagagagtaaacGAGAGAAAAGACTAACTTTCAACGCATGCTAACGAAATTGTATGACAATAAGAGTAATGGAGTGATCAAGActactttttgaaaaattgatacaATTTACTTGAGTTAATGTTAGAAAAATCAAAGAATTGTGTAAGATTATCACAAGAGTCAGCCTATTGCATATCGTGTTTGATTACACGCAAATTGCAAATATCAAAACGTCAATATCTATGCTACTTTGGTGGAACATATCCGAATGTGAAAATCACAACGGATTTTGATACAGCTAAAAAAATGTCCATTtcaattacaaatttacattacacacacacacacacagtttGTTGAGGGAAATACATAAACTTAATGGAAAGAACACCCCCATATCGATATTTGATTGAATGAAAGGTTTGATACGTTAATTAAGTTTgtcgttttttaaatatattgccTGTAATTTGACCTTTTGTATGTTACACGTAacaacgtaataataatttgcctTTAACtggtaattttcatttttccaattaattataaatacgttgAATATATTGACATTGAATGTTGTATCGAAAATAATACAACCTTGGTACTTGCATGCTTGTTGATTTAATAACCTTCATCTGAATGTTCCCAACCAGTGACACGAACAAGTCTTTCAATTTTATACTCGcacaataaagaaatataataagaaaatatactGTCGATCAATATGCTATCAACTTTTTCTCTTCTGTTCGAATAATTGTTTTGATTTCATCAAAATTGGAAACAATtcaaagaggaaaaaagaaaattaaaatgtatagaaaaaaagacaCGTTTCGCCTCTCGCAATCGCATCTCGTTTAATTGTGcaactatatataatttctcttcatttatattcgaataaaagataatatggacgaaattgtatttaattgataaattgtTTAGTTGCAAATTTTTGGCGAGATTAACTCTTGAGAAACGTAAAAAAGACTATTTTCGCATATATCTCATCGTTACGTGTCATCGTTGTTACGAATAAGTATAGAAATCATTTTCACATCCTGCATTTTGCTGCCTAAAGATGGTGAAATTGATTAAagttgattttaattaaatataaatttaaaataaattcagattaaattccattatttttcatatattatacatcaaagtttattttattttatcttactgtGATGCGTGTTAACTCTACTATCCACTGAAGGGATTTGGCTCATCTTACAGATGGATTTGTCCAGTTTCATAATGAAACAACAATGCGAGTGCCTGAATGAGTCGGACTACCACACATTCCCTCAGTGTCTGAACTCGGACAGCGGATACCTACAGAGCGACGAGGACGAGCAATTGATAATGTCTATTACGTTCTCGCAACCCGTCAAAGTGCACTCGCTCAAGATCAAAGGGCCTGCTGAGAATGGaccgaaaaatattaaattatttattaaccaGCCGAGAACAATCGACTTTGAAATGGCAAACTCCAATACTAGTATTCAAGACCTAAAGTAAGCTTTGAATAGACATGTACAACTTTTCAATGTTCAAGGCAAGATATACGTATTCTCTCTTGTAAAAGAATCAGAAAGGTTCTCTTGAACATGCttctattataattacgtgcagttgaaatattttttcgagaCTGTTTCATCGCATGGACGACAATTGAGATTCGGACTCGTAATCCAGTGATctttttgatttattaaaaaagcgAGTCTCACTTGCGACGTTTCTCGTAAAAATCATGTAGGATACACGATGTTACGTGCATTTATACACGCGTAACTTTGACGCAGGTTGTCGGCCAAGGATCTCGAGGAGGGAAATCCGATTCCATTGCGCTACGTAAAGTTCCAGAACGTGCAGAATCTTCAAATCTTTGTGATAGATAATCAGAATGGTTCGGAAACCACGAGAATCGATCATTTGATTGTGATTGGTTCACCGATCTCGACTACCAACATGGGCGAGTTCAAGAGAGTATCCGgcaaaaagggagagagcCATTGAGCGACCTTTCCATGACAATAATGACATCAAAATATCAGGAACTTGGATTTGTGCGTATTAACATTCCTCCtaacgtt
The Ooceraea biroi isolate clonal line C1 chromosome 4, Obir_v5.4, whole genome shotgun sequence genome window above contains:
- the LOC105283438 gene encoding tyrosine--tRNA ligase, cytoplasmic isoform X2, with amino-acid sequence MALAWNEKYQLITRNLAECLGEEKLEKILKERDLKLYWGTATTGKPHIGYFAPMSKIADFLRAGTEVTILFADLHAYLDNMKAPWALLELRTRYYEAAIKAMLKSIDVPLDKLKFVKGTDYQLSKDYTLDVYRLSSLVTEHDAKKAGAEVVKQVSNPLLSGLLYPGLQALDEHHLKVDAQFGGVDQRKIFTFAEKYLPMLGYEKRIHLMNPMIPGLAGAKMSSSEEDSKIDLLDNAAAVKKKLKKSFCEPGNVADNGVLAFCEHVIFPLFKDGEVFNSSRTAEFGGDVSFSKYEDLKAAFASQEIHPGDLKNAVEVYINRLLDPIRKEFAGDSKLQSLASKAYPPPQKQKPVEAEVTPARLDIRVGKIVQVKKHPDADSLYVEKIDLGEPNGPRTIVSGLVNFVPLNEMENRMVVILANLKPANLRGILSHGMVLCASTEEPTRQVEPLRPPANGVPGDKITIEGYEDGTADDVLNPKKKVWEKLQVDLVVNTDGVASWNGNPLLTSTGGKITSDTLKNVPIK
- the LOC105283438 gene encoding tyrosine--tRNA ligase, cytoplasmic isoform X1, which produces MMKFLKLVLHETVKAHVSKRSIMALAWNEKYQLITRNLAECLGEEKLEKILKERDLKLYWGTATTGKPHIGYFAPMSKIADFLRAGTEVTILFADLHAYLDNMKAPWALLELRTRYYEAAIKAMLKSIDVPLDKLKFVKGTDYQLSKDYTLDVYRLSSLVTEHDAKKAGAEVVKQVSNPLLSGLLYPGLQALDEHHLKVDAQFGGVDQRKIFTFAEKYLPMLGYEKRIHLMNPMIPGLAGAKMSSSEEDSKIDLLDNAAAVKKKLKKSFCEPGNVADNGVLAFCEHVIFPLFKDGEVFNSSRTAEFGGDVSFSKYEDLKAAFASQEIHPGDLKNAVEVYINRLLDPIRKEFAGDSKLQSLASKAYPPPQKQKPVEAEVTPARLDIRVGKIVQVKKHPDADSLYVEKIDLGEPNGPRTIVSGLVNFVPLNEMENRMVVILANLKPANLRGILSHGMVLCASTEEPTRQVEPLRPPANGVPGDKITIEGYEDGTADDVLNPKKKVWEKLQVDLVVNTDGVASWNGNPLLTSTGGKITSDTLKNVPIK
- the LOC105283324 gene encoding thioredoxin-like protein 1, with product MGAVRIINDDRHFHGELASAGHKLVVVDFTASWCGPCQRIAPVFEQLSLKYPKAVFLKVDVDKCADTASVQDVRAMPTFIFYRRRTKLGQCQGADPVGLESKIQQFYGSGDSDDTEDSVTDPVSGHMDLSSFIMKQQCECLNESDYHTFPQCLNSDSGYLQSDEDEQLIMSITFSQPVKVHSLKIKGPAENGPKNIKLFINQPRTIDFEMANSNTSIQDLKLSAKDLEEGNPIPLRYVKFQNVQNLQIFVIDNQNGSETTRIDHLIVIGSPISTTNMGEFKRVSGKKGESH